The following proteins are co-located in the Deinococcus malanensis genome:
- a CDS encoding response regulator produces MILLDLGLPDLDGGDVISRLRKTSLVPIIAVTARDEVEEKVRVLTLGADDYVVKPFDMAELLAHQSAVAPARHSGSEVRAFGSAARTPTGAVSGARATVYTQGV; encoded by the coding sequence ATCATCCTCCTCGACCTTGGCCTCCCGGATCTTGATGGCGGGGACGTTATCTCTCGGTTACGCAAGACCAGCCTTGTGCCGATCATCGCGGTCACTGCCCGTGATGAAGTCGAGGAGAAAGTGAGGGTCCTGACTTTGGGAGCAGATGACTACGTGGTCAAGCCGTTCGACATGGCAGAGCTGCTCGCGCATCAAAGTGCAGTTGCGCCAGCAAGGCACAGCGGAAGTGAAGTGCGGGCATTTGGTTCTGCAGCCCGAACGCCGACAGGTGCTGTTTCAGGGGCGCGCGCTACCGTTTACACCCAAGGAGTTTGA
- a CDS encoding winged helix-turn-helix domain-containing protein, translated as MVLQPERRQVLFQGRALPFTPKEFEIMWVMAQEPGKVFRREELTELVWGEELPEGSNVIDVHVSNIRTKLRDLGGYGVMRTVRGYGYALKG; from the coding sequence TTGGTTCTGCAGCCCGAACGCCGACAGGTGCTGTTTCAGGGGCGCGCGCTACCGTTTACACCCAAGGAGTTTGAGATCATGTGGGTGATGGCTCAGGAGCCTGGCAAGGTGTTCAGGAGGGAGGAACTGACTGAGCTGGTGTGGGGCGAGGAATTGCCTGAGGGCAGCAACGTGATCGATGTGCACGTGTCGAACATCCGGACAAAATTGCGGGATTTGGGTGGGTACGGTGTCATGCGGACGGTGCGCGGCTACGGTTATGCCCTTAAGGGATGA